From Domibacillus sp. DTU_2020_1001157_1_SI_ALB_TIR_016, a single genomic window includes:
- a CDS encoding NAD(P)/FAD-dependent oxidoreductase, which translates to MSIEALNKRVKTDLSYLAFGREGWVHPVRRSEGHVYDAVIVGGGQSGLGIAFGLLRERISNILIIDENKEGYEGPWVTYARMMTLRTPKHLTSIDLGVPSLTFRSWWEAQFGPEGWEAVDKIPRSDWMNYLRWYRKVLQLPVINEVKLKLIEPMEEGIHRMHIEGAGAPSNALLARKVILATGIQGGGEWHVPPMISEKLPPDLYAHTSQTIDFNALKGKKVAVLGGGASAFDNANFALTEGVAEAHIFVRRKEMPRINPIRQMEGSGIIERFHALSDKQKYAVMAHFFKHNQPPTNDTFQRAASWPGFHLHLESPWLEVESKENKALVTTPHGTFSFDYLIISTGLVTDPALRPELKLVENGIARWSDYYKAPDERANPLIDAHPYLSPGFAFMGRDEDAQKKLHGLFVFNYAALISCGISASALSGMKYGIPKIVSAVADQLFLDDQDTILKRFFAYNEVEFTGEWTGKTVLEA; encoded by the coding sequence ATGAGTATAGAAGCGTTGAATAAACGAGTAAAAACAGATCTTTCTTATTTGGCATTTGGCAGAGAGGGCTGGGTGCATCCGGTCCGTCGTTCTGAAGGCCACGTGTATGATGCTGTCATTGTGGGCGGCGGGCAAAGCGGGTTAGGAATTGCTTTTGGCCTTTTACGCGAGCGTATCTCTAATATTTTGATTATCGATGAAAACAAAGAAGGATATGAGGGACCATGGGTCACATATGCACGGATGATGACGCTGCGGACACCAAAGCATTTAACATCCATTGACCTTGGCGTTCCTTCTTTAACGTTCCGTTCCTGGTGGGAAGCGCAATTCGGGCCGGAGGGCTGGGAAGCTGTCGATAAAATTCCCCGAAGCGACTGGATGAATTATTTACGCTGGTACCGGAAAGTTTTGCAGCTGCCCGTGATAAACGAAGTGAAGCTTAAGCTCATCGAGCCAATGGAGGAAGGGATTCACCGGATGCATATTGAAGGTGCCGGCGCCCCTTCAAACGCCCTGCTCGCACGCAAGGTTATTTTAGCGACAGGGATTCAAGGCGGCGGTGAGTGGCATGTGCCGCCGATGATTTCTGAGAAGCTGCCCCCTGATCTTTATGCCCACACGTCCCAAACGATTGATTTTAACGCACTGAAAGGAAAGAAAGTAGCCGTTTTAGGAGGCGGTGCTTCTGCTTTTGATAATGCAAACTTTGCCCTAACGGAAGGAGTGGCCGAGGCTCATATATTTGTCCGCCGTAAAGAAATGCCAAGAATTAATCCGATTCGCCAGATGGAAGGCTCCGGGATCATTGAGCGCTTCCATGCGTTATCGGACAAACAAAAATACGCGGTGATGGCTCATTTTTTCAAGCATAATCAGCCGCCGACCAACGATACATTCCAGCGTGCCGCTTCATGGCCGGGATTTCATTTGCATCTTGAATCACCCTGGCTTGAGGTGGAAAGCAAAGAAAACAAAGCGTTGGTCACAACACCGCATGGCACGTTTTCGTTTGATTATTTGATCATCAGCACCGGTCTTGTGACCGATCCGGCGCTGCGCCCGGAGCTGAAGCTTGTGGAAAACGGAATTGCCCGCTGGAGCGATTATTATAAAGCGCCTGATGAACGCGCAAACCCGCTTATTGATGCGCATCCGTATCTCAGCCCCGGCTTTGCGTTTATGGGACGGGATGAAGACGCACAAAAAAAGCTGCACGGCCTTTTTGTTTTTAATTATGCAGCGTTAATCAGCTGCGGTATTTCAGCTTCTGCTCTTTCCGGTATGAAATATGGGATTCCTAAAATTGTCTCCGCGGTAGCTGACCAGCTTTTTCTTGATGATCAAGATACGATTTTAAAACGCTTTTTTGCTTACAATGAAGTGGAATTTACAGGAGAATGGACCGGAAAAACCGTGCTGGAAGCGTAA
- a CDS encoding LrgB family protein, which produces MPQFFLAVLIILLTVAAYLVMMKVYQRFPYPFFLPVLTTTVLIIVLLTAFHISYNGYMVGGQWISSLLGPAVVALAYPLYKQRHVLLQYGFPILGGVLVGLFSGMVSGLLFAEVLGVDRDLILSIIPKSITTPVAIQIATGIGGVPSMTVVFVMIAGFSGVLLGPMVLKWVRIRSSLGKGIAFGSASHALGTSKAFEYGELAVSMSSVSMTLSAVLGSLFGPIVVWLFQI; this is translated from the coding sequence ATGCCGCAATTCTTTCTCGCAGTCCTGATCATTTTACTTACCGTTGCTGCTTATTTAGTAATGATGAAGGTGTATCAGCGGTTTCCTTATCCATTTTTTCTCCCAGTCCTGACAACGACTGTGTTGATTATTGTGCTGCTGACAGCGTTTCACATCTCGTATAACGGCTATATGGTCGGCGGCCAGTGGATTAGTTCCCTGCTTGGCCCAGCCGTTGTGGCCCTTGCGTATCCACTTTACAAGCAGCGTCATGTGCTGCTTCAATACGGCTTTCCCATTCTCGGGGGCGTACTGGTCGGACTTTTTTCAGGAATGGTCAGCGGGCTTTTATTTGCCGAGGTACTCGGAGTGGACCGTGATTTAATTCTTTCGATTATACCGAAATCTATTACCACACCCGTTGCGATTCAAATCGCCACCGGAATTGGCGGTGTGCCGTCTATGACCGTTGTATTTGTAATGATTGCCGGATTTTCCGGTGTTTTGCTCGGACCGATGGTTTTAAAGTGGGTGCGTATTCGCAGTTCGTTGGGAAAGGGGATCGCCTTCGGGAGCGCCTCTCACGCTTTAGGCACTTCAAAAGCATTTGAATACGGGGAACTTGCCGTGTCCATGAGTTCGGTCTCTATGACGCTCAGCGCTGTGCTGGGCTCCCTGTTTGGGCCAATTGTCGTCTGGCTCTTTCAAATTTAA
- a CDS encoding CidA/LrgA family holin-like protein, which translates to MKAIKVVLQIAILYVFSALGETIHQLFHIPIPGSIIGLVLMLLCLMFNIIPVKMIENGAGFLLSFLPLLFIPAMTGVINYPSLFSSSGAVLLFVVVLSTIVTMAAAGIVSQLLETRANKRKEKKTCRNSFSQS; encoded by the coding sequence TTGAAAGCTATAAAAGTTGTGTTGCAGATCGCCATTTTATATGTCTTTTCCGCACTCGGAGAAACCATTCATCAGCTGTTTCATATACCGATTCCAGGAAGTATTATCGGTTTAGTACTGATGCTTCTTTGTTTAATGTTTAACATCATCCCGGTTAAAATGATTGAAAATGGCGCTGGTTTTTTGTTGTCGTTTCTTCCTCTTTTGTTTATTCCGGCCATGACGGGTGTCATCAATTATCCGTCTCTTTTTTCCAGCAGCGGCGCTGTGCTTCTTTTCGTTGTAGTGCTGAGCACAATTGTTACCATGGCCGCAGCAGGAATTGTCAGCCAGCTGCTGGAAACGCGGGCCAATAAACGAAAGGAGAAAAAAACATGCCGCAATTCTTTCTCGCAGTCCTGA
- a CDS encoding MarR family winged helix-turn-helix transcriptional regulator, with amino-acid sequence MEKRNPVERIEYELTTFIRRAVYLDNSEKKIGNLERSAYLLLRHLDEFGPARVKELAESFKLDISTVSRQAAALEAKELIIRFSDPADGRVSLFTVTKLGKQKLKADKKMRLKRFESITSEWSADERQLFGDLLIRMNEAFFD; translated from the coding sequence GTGGAAAAGCGAAACCCGGTTGAACGCATCGAGTACGAACTGACTACATTTATCCGGCGGGCGGTTTATCTCGATAACTCGGAAAAGAAAATCGGAAACCTGGAGCGGTCTGCTTACTTATTATTAAGGCACTTGGATGAGTTTGGTCCGGCACGTGTAAAAGAGCTGGCAGAATCATTTAAATTAGATATTTCAACCGTTTCAAGGCAGGCAGCGGCTTTAGAAGCAAAGGAGCTGATCATTCGTTTTTCGGATCCTGCAGACGGTAGAGTCAGTTTATTTACGGTTACCAAGCTTGGCAAGCAAAAATTGAAAGCGGATAAAAAAATGCGGCTGAAGAGATTTGAAAGCATCACGAGTGAGTGGTCAGCCGATGAAAGACAACTATTTGGTGATCTGCTTATCCGTATGAACGAAGCGTTTTTTGATTAA
- a CDS encoding L-lactate dehydrogenase has product MNFTQGNKVVLVGTGAVGSSYAYALLNQGICDELVLVDLNEEKAKGDVMDLDHGVVYAPGEMAIKFGTYEDCKDAALVVICAGAPQKPGETRLDLVSKNVKIFESIVGSIMQTGFNGIFLVATNPVDILAYATWKISGLPKERVIGSGTVLDSARFRSALGKEFDTAPASVHGYIIGEHGDSQLPVWSSASIAGTPVAPLLTEERKEEMAVAVRDAAYDIINAKGATYYGIATGLARITKAILRNENVILPVGALLEGENGHSDVYIGIPSVINRGGVKRVVELNLNESEREKLARSVQTLKDIQGAIWQESNV; this is encoded by the coding sequence ATGAATTTTACACAAGGCAATAAAGTCGTTTTAGTTGGAACAGGTGCAGTTGGATCAAGCTATGCATATGCGTTGTTGAATCAAGGCATTTGCGATGAGCTTGTGCTGGTTGATTTAAATGAAGAAAAAGCAAAAGGCGATGTAATGGACCTTGATCACGGTGTTGTATACGCGCCTGGGGAAATGGCGATTAAGTTCGGCACATATGAAGACTGCAAAGATGCAGCCCTTGTTGTGATCTGTGCAGGTGCCCCGCAAAAGCCGGGAGAAACAAGATTAGACCTTGTCAGCAAAAACGTGAAAATTTTTGAATCCATCGTTGGAAGCATTATGCAAACTGGGTTTAACGGTATTTTCTTAGTCGCAACAAACCCGGTCGATATTTTGGCTTATGCAACATGGAAAATTTCCGGCCTTCCAAAAGAGCGGGTTATCGGTTCAGGAACAGTGCTTGACTCTGCCCGGTTCCGTTCTGCATTAGGAAAAGAATTTGACACAGCACCAGCAAGCGTTCACGGCTACATTATTGGGGAACACGGTGATTCCCAGCTTCCGGTTTGGAGCTCAGCAAGTATTGCCGGCACACCAGTGGCACCATTGTTAACAGAGGAAAGAAAAGAAGAAATGGCAGTGGCTGTACGTGATGCTGCTTACGACATTATCAATGCTAAAGGAGCGACTTACTACGGAATTGCAACAGGGCTTGCCCGGATTACAAAAGCGATTTTGCGAAATGAAAATGTGATTTTGCCAGTCGGTGCGCTGCTAGAAGGTGAGAATGGACACAGCGACGTATATATCGGTATTCCGTCTGTGATTAACCGTGGCGGCGTGAAAAGGGTGGTTGAACTTAACTTGAACGAAAGTGAACGGGAAAAGCTGGCCCGGTCTGTTCAAACATTAAAAGATATTCAAGGAGCTATTTGGCAGGAGAGTAACGTCTAA
- a CDS encoding L-lactate permease — MLVSTFDPFHNLALSAFVAAIPILLFLLCLTVLKMKGIHAALVNLAVTFLIALFVFKLPIGESVGSVIQGIIQGIWPIGYIIVMAVWLYKIAVKSGKFDVLRGSIVGISQDQRIQLLLIGFCFNAFLEGAAGFGVPIAICAVLLVSLGYKPLQAAMLCLIANGASGAFGAIGIPVGIVGTFGLDGVTSMNVSMMTALTLPIINFTIPFLLIWLIDGFKGIKEVLPAILVTSTVYTVAQALMTVFVGPELADIIPSLLAMGLLALFLQKWQPKHIFLLNGREMKAEKHSAGEVIKAWSPFYLLTIFVLIWSLPVFKGLFAEGGMLAQSVLKFVIPGSSIGMSVDLIGATGTAILLAGLTTTASTGAISLKESVGLLRKTVAEFWIPILMICAIIGIAKLMTYGGLTVALGEAVATTGQVFPLLSPILGWVGVFMTGSVVNNNTLFAPIQATAGHIIGTNPSLLVSANTAGGVMAKLVSPQSIAIATAAVGETGNEAALTKMTIKYSFGLLAFVCIWTFVLSLIF, encoded by the coding sequence ATGTTAGTCAGCACGTTTGATCCGTTTCATAATCTGGCACTTTCCGCTTTTGTTGCTGCAATTCCGATTTTATTGTTTTTACTATGCTTGACTGTCTTAAAGATGAAAGGCATTCATGCAGCGCTGGTGAATTTAGCAGTAACCTTTTTGATCGCCCTGTTTGTTTTCAAGCTTCCCATCGGCGAGTCTGTTGGCAGTGTGATTCAAGGCATTATTCAGGGCATTTGGCCGATTGGCTATATTATCGTCATGGCGGTCTGGCTGTATAAAATTGCTGTGAAATCAGGAAAGTTTGATGTGCTGCGCGGCAGTATCGTCGGGATTTCGCAGGACCAGCGCATTCAGCTGCTGCTGATCGGCTTTTGTTTTAACGCCTTTTTGGAAGGAGCGGCAGGGTTTGGCGTTCCGATTGCCATCTGTGCCGTGCTGCTCGTTTCACTCGGCTACAAGCCTCTGCAGGCAGCGATGCTCTGCTTGATCGCAAATGGGGCTTCCGGCGCTTTTGGCGCCATCGGTATCCCTGTTGGCATTGTCGGCACCTTTGGCCTTGACGGGGTAACATCCATGAATGTATCGATGATGACAGCTCTGACACTGCCTATCATCAACTTTACGATTCCATTTCTTTTGATCTGGCTGATCGATGGTTTTAAGGGAATTAAAGAAGTACTGCCGGCTATTTTGGTTACTTCAACGGTGTATACCGTCGCGCAGGCACTGATGACGGTTTTTGTAGGACCGGAGCTTGCTGATATTATTCCATCTTTACTTGCAATGGGCTTACTCGCTTTATTCCTGCAAAAATGGCAGCCAAAACACATTTTTCTCCTGAACGGCCGGGAAATGAAAGCAGAAAAGCATTCTGCAGGTGAAGTGATCAAAGCGTGGTCGCCATTTTACTTATTAACGATTTTTGTCCTGATATGGAGCCTGCCTGTTTTTAAAGGTTTGTTTGCCGAAGGAGGAATGCTGGCCCAATCGGTCTTGAAGTTTGTGATACCAGGATCATCTATTGGAATGAGTGTTGATTTGATTGGTGCAACAGGGACAGCAATTCTGCTCGCTGGATTAACAACAACCGCTTCAACAGGAGCGATTTCATTAAAAGAAAGTGTGGGGCTGTTACGTAAAACAGTAGCTGAATTTTGGATTCCCATTTTGATGATCTGTGCCATTATTGGGATTGCCAAGCTGATGACATACGGAGGCTTAACGGTGGCACTGGGGGAAGCGGTGGCAACAACCGGCCAGGTGTTCCCGCTGTTATCGCCTATACTGGGCTGGGTCGGCGTGTTTATGACAGGATCTGTTGTAAACAACAACACATTGTTTGCGCCGATTCAAGCTACAGCCGGCCATATTATTGGAACAAATCCATCTCTGCTCGTTTCAGCAAACACAGCGGGCGGAGTCATGGCAAAACTTGTGTCGCCACAATCCATTGCGATTGCAACAGCTGCGGTTGGTGAAACAGGGAATGAAGCCGCACTGACAAAAATGACGATCAAATACAGCTTCGGCCTGCTGGCATTTGTCTGCATCTGGACATTTGTACTCTCACTAATTTTTTAA